In Nerophis ophidion isolate RoL-2023_Sa linkage group LG02, RoL_Noph_v1.0, whole genome shotgun sequence, one DNA window encodes the following:
- the mych gene encoding LOW QUALITY PROTEIN: myelocytomatosis oncogene homolog (The sequence of the model RefSeq protein was modified relative to this genomic sequence to represent the inferred CDS: deleted 1 base in 1 codon), whose translation MLQSFGQSQDWLYSDPLFFDDEFCQSLMKDLQSPPDAPPQSPPMKTGSGGAGKPLSKGDQLSYVSDILLEDHDMQLNWNCAFFHSGAPQKDGAHPEESGEDGLWQCLGSDKILEEKLASSMLGSSPLLSDIDTTIFEGLAGSTLDCQNLMETQEPSETTSDYGSTGGELSTYTSSDSEEEIDVVTVGRCPSRPSAELSARQQKQEEEQRALQRHLEIQQQHNYAAPRPASPPPCSSNKRSRGADRFSRTPHSSRHHGHHHRHHSSRSSAETEDEEERRRTHNVMERQRRNELKNCFVRLRDNVPELSHNDKASKVVILKKARDCIYGLEDHAFTLQTQRDKLRAKQEALKARLEQLRR comes from the exons ATGTTGCAGAGCTTTGGTCAGTCGCAAGACTGGCTTTACTCGGACCCCCTGTTCTTTGATGACGAGTTCTGCCAAAGTTTGATGAAGGACCTGCAGTCCCCTCCCGACGCCCCCCCGCAGTCTCCCCCGATGAAGACGGGCTCGGGGGGCGCCGGCAAGCCCCTCTCCAAGGGCGACCAGCTGAGCTACGTCTCGGACATCCTGCTGGAGGACCACGACATGCAGCTCAACTGGAACTGCGCCTTCTTCCACTCCGGGGCCCCACAAAAGGACGGGGCGCACCCGGAGGAGAGCGGTGAGGACGGCCTGTGGCAGTGCTTGGGC TCGGACAAGATCCTGGAGGAGAAGCTGGCGTCCTCCATGCTGGGCTCCAGCCCGCTGCTGTCGGACATCGACACCACCATCTTCGAGGGGCTGGCCGGCTCCACGCTGGACTGCCAGAACCTGATGGAGACGCAGGAGCCCAGCGAGACCACGTCGGACTACGGCTCGACCGGCGGAGAGCTGTCCACGTACACGTCCAGCGACTCAG AGGAGGAGATTGATGTTGTGACGGTGGGCCGCTGCCCCTCCAGGCCTTCCGCAGAGCTCTCGGCCCGCCAGCAGAAGCAGGAAGAGGAACAGCGGGCTCTCCAGCGCCACTTGGAGATCCAGCAGCAACACAACTATGCGGCGCCGCGCCCGGCGTCCCCGCCCCCCTGCTCATCCAACAAGCGCTCGCGGGGCGCCGACAGGTTCTCGCGGACCCCCCACTCCTCCCGCCACCACGGACACCACCACCGCCACCACTCGTCCCGGAGCTCCGCGGAGACGGAGGACGAGGAGGAGCGACGGCGGACGCACAACGTGATGGAGCGCCAGCGGCGCAACGAGCTGAAAAACTGCTTTGTGCGTCTGCGCGACAACGTGCCCGAGCTGTCGCACAACGACAAGGCGTCCAAGGTGGTGATCCTGAAGAAGGCCAGAGACTGCATTTACGGCCTTGAGGACCACGCCTTCACCTTGCAGACCCAGCGGGACAAACTTCGCGCCAAACAGGAGGCGCTCAAAGCCAGACTGGAACAGCTCCGCAGGTAA